Proteins encoded together in one Triticum dicoccoides isolate Atlit2015 ecotype Zavitan chromosome 7B, WEW_v2.0, whole genome shotgun sequence window:
- the LOC119338074 gene encoding protein CHUP1, chloroplastic-like, which produces MKEEIMFDNQSKPCRSRVDSKSNQNPLKPKFGSSWGSQIVKGFTADKKTKKTAAIASKKPPLASVENVNQSNQQITYQSRVKRSLIGDFPCSPAGAQVHPHAFDCHGIRSPASHDLFLELDHLREQLRESKERESALQSELQQCRENPRVSALEKELDSRKNEIDKLARLKTSLEAEKTSLSEQLSALSSMVEQHEETVRLDGHGNRASSADGDNVSSSGNLELEVVELRRLNKELQFQKRSLAIKLSSAESKLAVLEKNAESEIVAKVQAEASLLRHTNANLSKQVEGLQMSRLTEVEELAYLRWINSCLRHELCSSDQTARAITDLDYNDGMACNDDHCDGNTRNGENSSDDKRLSIAERIKQWSQNDTNCQTSKKESLLDRAWIEAAETRSPTRRHSLGGSKGCAQDLNIVKRRQSDTFICLPEATEEAVSCNKDQAGREKRELLVDKYDFGQSDSSRFALGKPEICKSQCLDVEKRTLRIPNPPPRPSVSLPHSGPSNGSTVNPPRPPPPPPPPKFSTRSTGVMKRAPQVAELYHSLMRRDSKKDTSGGGITETANSANVRSSMIGEIENRSSHLQAIKADVETQGEFVKSLIKEVTNAAYKDIEDVVAFVKWLDDELGFLVDERAVLKHFDWPERKADTLREAAFGYQDLKKLESEVSNYKDDPRLPCDIALKKMITVSEKTERGVYNVLRMRDAMMRQCKEFNIPVDWMLDNNLISKIKFASVKLANMYMKRVAMELQYMGPLNKDLALEYMLLQAVRFAFRIHQFAGGFDTETMDAFEELRNLVHVRNNTQ; this is translated from the exons ATGAAAGAGGAGATCATGTTCGACAACCAATCAAAGCCATGCAGATCGAGGGTTGACTCCAAGAGTAACCAAAATCCTCTCAAGCCCAAGTTTGGGTCATCATGGGGATCCCAAATTGTCAAGGGGTTCACAGCCGACAAGAAAACCAAGAAGACAGCAGCTATTGCAAGCAAGAAGCCGCCTCTTGCAAGCGTGGAGAATGTTAACCAGAGCAACCAACAGATTACATACCAATCTAGGGTTAAGAGATCTCTGATAGGAGATTTTCCTTGCTCCCCTGCTGGTGCTCAAGTTCATCCCCATGCCTTTGATTGCCACGGTATTAGGTCCCCGGCATCTCATGATCTTTTTCTTGAGTTGGACCATCTCAGGGAACAACTGCGTGAGTCCAAGGAAAGAGAATCAGCTTTGCAATCAGAGTTGCAGCAATGCAGAGAAAATCCAAGGGTTTCGGCACTCGAGAAGGAGCTTGATTCTAGGAAGAATGAGATTGACAAGCTTGCACGGCTTAAAACTTCATTGGAAGCCGAGAAAACAAGCCTTTCTGAACAGCTATCAGCTCTATCTTCTATGGTGGAGCAGCATGAAGAAACTGTAAGGTTGGATGGGCATGGCAATCGCGCTTCTAGTGCGGATGGGGACAATGTATCTTCTTCAGGAAACTTGGAGCTTGAAGTTGTTGAGCTGCGTCGTTTAAACAAAGAGCTTCAGTTTCAGAAACGAAGTCTTGCAATCAAGCTCTCTTCAGCAGAATCCAAATTGGCTGTCCTTGAAAAGAATGCAGAG AGCGAGATAGTCGCCAAGGTTCAAGCAGAGGCCTCATTGTTACGGCACACCAATGCaaacttgagcaagcaagttgagggCCTGCAAATGAGTCGGCTGACTGAGGTTGAGGAGCTTGCTTATCTTCGGTGGATCAATTCATGTTTACGTCATGAGCTCTGTAGCTCAGATCAAACAGCCAGAGCAATCACTGATCTCGATTATAATGATGGCATGGCTTGTAATGATGATCATTGTGATGGCAACACCAGAAATGGTGAGAACAGTTCTGATGATAAAAGGCTCAGCATTGCCGAACGTATCAAGCAATGGTCTCAGAACGATACAAATTGTCAAACATCTAAAAAGGAATCTCTTCTTGATAGAGCATGGATTGAAGCCGCAGAAACGCGAAGCCCCACACGTAGGCACTCACTTGGTGGATCAAAGGGATGTGCACAGGACTTGAACATTGTGAAGAGGAGGCAATCTGATACCTTCATCTGCCTTCCAGAGGCAACAGAGGAAGCAGTATCCTGTAATAAGGATCAGGCAGGCAGGGAAAAGCGTGAGCTCCTTGTGGACAAGTATGATTTTGGTCAATCTGATAGTTCAAGATTTGCTCTTGGCAAGCCAGAAATATGCAAGTCTCAATGCTTGGATGTCGAAAAGCGCACCCTGCGCATTCCAAACCCTCCACCAAGACCTTCAGTGTCTCTGCCACATTCTGGTCCATCTAATGGATCGACTGTAAATCCACCCCGCCCACCTCCCCCGCCTCCCCCGCCCAAGTTTTCCACAAGAAGTACTGGAGTCATGAAGAGGGCACCACAAGTTGCAGAGCTTTACCATTCACTTATGAGAAGGGATTCAAAGAAAGATACTTCTGGGGGTGGAATCACTGAAACTGCTAACTCGGCAAATGTGCGGAGTAGTATGATTGGTGAAATCGAGAACCGTTCTTCGCATTTGCAGGCT ATCAAGGCGGATGTTGAGACTCAAGGTGAATTTGTGAAATCATTGATCAAGGAGGTGACTAATGCAGCTTACAAAGATATAGAAGACGTCGTTGCATTTGTGAAGTGGCTTGATGATGAACTCGGTTTCCTG GTAGATGAGAGAGCAGTGCTGAAGCATTTTGATTGGCCTGAGAGGAAGGCGGACACTTTGCGAGAGGCGGCTTTTGGCTACCAAGACCTCAAAAAATTGGAATCGGAAGTTTCTAACTATAAAGACGACCCACGCCTTCCCTGTGACATTGCACTTAAGAAAATGATAACAGTGTCTGAAAA GACTGAGCGAGGTGTGTACAACGTTCTGAGGATGAGGGATGCAATGATGAGGCAGTGCAAGGAGTTCAACATTCCAGTTGACTGGATGCTTGACAACAATCTCATTAGCAAG ATCAAATTTGCTTCTGTGAAATTAGCAAATATGTACATGAAAAGAGTTGCTATGGAGCTTCAGTACATGGGACCTCTGAACAAGGATCTAGCTCTGGAGTACATGCTCCTTCAGGCTGTGAGATTTGCCTTCAGAATTCATCAG TTTGCCGGAGGATTCGACACAGAGACCATGGATGCATTTGAGGAGCTGAGAAATCTTGTTCATGTCAGAAACAATACCCAGTAG